A region from the Musa acuminata AAA Group cultivar baxijiao chromosome BXJ1-10, Cavendish_Baxijiao_AAA, whole genome shotgun sequence genome encodes:
- the LOC135594672 gene encoding serine/threonine-protein kinase-like protein At1g28390, protein MRSSFSCCRTSYGEEEEPAWGPKHRVFTHEEIESATSGFSASSLLGRGSHGSVFLALLDQGRLLAAAKLPSQFSISSDSPSTADAEIGLLSCLPRSQLLVNLVGATPAAGPSPRIAVVDLMPQGSLHDLLHDQLRPAPPFPRRLRLALLSATALAHLHSFCVAHRDVKPANLLLDAKGRPRLADFGLAVGLSSRDGHEAAVLPQPAGTMGYLDPAYVHPEDVSTSTDVYSFGVVLLEVLSGREAIDVEYSPPSLVDWARRLLEEGRHEEIWDPRAAPEGRREKEAARAMADVAGRCLVAAARERPSMAEVVAELRGAERRIGLRGLRLARWAMRGRTEGKRSHPLSGNRRVSDVAAS, encoded by the coding sequence ATGAGGTCTTCCTTCTCTTGCTGCAGAACTTCCtacggagaagaagaagaaccagcTTGGGGCCCCAAGCACCGTGTGTTCACCCACGAGGAGATCGAGTCCGCCACCTCCGGCTTTTCTGCTTCCTCCCTGCTCGGTCGCGGCAGCCACGGCTCCGTCTTCCTCGCCTTGCTCGATCAGGGCCGCCTCCTCGCCGCTGCCAAGCTCCCCTCCCAGTTTTCTATCTCCTCGGATTCGCCCTCGACCGCCGACGCCGAGATTGGCCTCCTCTCCTGCCTCCCACGCAGTCAGCTCCTGGTGAACCTTGTGGGCGCCACGCCGGCCGCCGGGCCCTCCCCACGCATCGCGGTCGTCGACCTCATGCCACAAGGGTCCCTCCACGACCTCCTGCACGACCAGCTCCGCCCAGCACCACCATTCCCTCGCCGTCTCCGCCTAGCCCTCCTCTCCGCCACCGCCCTCGCCCACCTCCACTCCTTCTGCGTCGCCCATCGCGACGTCAAGCCCGCCAACCTCTTACTCGACGCCAAGGGCCGGCCCCGCCTCGCCGACTTCGGCCTCGCCGTGGGCCTGTCCTCCCGGGACGGCCACGAAGCTGCCGTTTTACCGCAGCCTGCCGGCACCATGGGCTACCTCGACCCGGCCTACGTCCACCCGGAGGACGTCAGCACGAGCACCGACGTATACAGCTTCGGCGTCGTCCTCCTGGAGGTCCTCAGCGGGCGGGAAGCCATCGACGTGGAGTACAGCCCGCCGTCGCTGGTGGACTGGGCGAGGCGACTGCTGGAGGAGGGGCGGCACGAGGAGATATGGGACCCGCGGGCGGCGCCGGAagggaggagggagaaggaagccgCAAGGGCGATGGCGGACGTGGCGGGGAGGTGCTTGGTTGCGGCCGCGAGGGAAAGGCCTTCCATGGCAGAGGTGGTGGCGGAGCTCAGGGGGGCGGAGCGGCGGATAGGTTTGCGCGGGCTGCGCCTCGCGCGGTGGGCCATGCGGGGAAGGACGGAGGGGAAGCGGTCGCACCCGCTCAGTGGGAACCGGAGGGTGTCCGACGTGGCGGCCTCGTAG
- the LOC135594674 gene encoding transcription factor bHLH94-like: MALEAVVFSRDLHGCTMKERYNVGGAAWCRAFAEHKGMESECEVGGGKHGSLDAPCTSLTPKTDARGANTPPPGTAAKDGTDGTAGHEAPAGRRKRRRTKTFKNQEEVENQRMTHIAVERNRRKQMNEYLGALRCLMPASYVQRGDQASIIGGAINFVKELEQLVQSLEARKRIEQTADAAPFADFFTFPQYSTTASRGANNGPAGEEAQENRPALADIEVTMVETHANLKVLSRRRPKQLLKMVAGLHDLRLTILHLNVTTVAEMAFCSFSLKVEDDCQLSSVDDIATAVHELVGTIQEEADRDTTTF, from the exons ATGGCACTGGAAGCGGTGGTGTTCTCCCGAGACCTCCATGGCTGCACCATGAAGGAGCGGTACAACGTGGGAGGCGCAGCATGGTGCCGTGCCTTCGCTGAGCACAAGGGAATGGAATCAGAATGTGAGGTCGGTGGTGGAAAGCATGGGAGTTTGGACGCCCCTTGCACCTCCCTGACGCCAAAGACCGATGCCCGCGGTGCAAACACGCCTCCGCCGGGGACTGCTGCAAAAGACGGTACTGATGGCACCGCCGGCCACGAGGCGCCCGCCGGGCGGAGGAAGCGCAGGCGCACCAAGACATTCAAGAACCAGgaagaggtggagaaccagagaaTGACCCACATCGCCGTCGAGCGCAACCGGCGGAAGCAGATGAACGAGTACCTCGGGGCGCTCCGGTGTCTCATGCCGGCCTCCTACGTTCAAAGG GGTGATCAAGCATCGATCATCGGAGGGGCGATAAACTTCGTCAAAGAGCTCGAACAATTAGTTCAATCCCTCGAGGCCAGGAAGCGAATCGAGCAAACCGCGGACGCAGCTCCTTTTGCCGACTTCTTCACCTTCCCTCAGTACTCCACCACCGCCTCCCGGGGAGCAAACAACGGCCCCGCCGGCGAAGAGGCGCAGGAGAACCGGCCGGCTCTGGCCGACATCGAGGTGACCATGGTGGAGACCCACGCCAATCTGAAGGTCCTCTCCAGGCGGCGGCCGAAGCAATTGCTGAAGATGGTGGCGGGCCTGCACGACCTCCGGCTGACGATTCTCCACCTCAACGTCACCACCGTCGCTGAAATGGCCTTCTGCTCTTTCAGTCTGAAG GTGGAAGACGATTGCCAACTGAGCTCAGTGGATGACATAGCAACCGCAGTCCATGAACTAGTCGGCACGATTCAAGAGGAAGCCGACCGTGACACCACCACCTTCTGA
- the LOC135594673 gene encoding GEM-like protein 1: MDSAVDLVAKTGSDGGHSPDVAPRTNHHAEDGASPPPPPPPPPPGPGPDDPQSQKQSRPQTLPPDPTTIEAPPAPAAATAPAESNPYVARSPAANSSSSSKSTTETVKNVLKRWGKKVGESAKKAEDFSRNTWQHLNTGPSFVEATMGRIAQGTKVIAEGGYDKIFRQTFDTLPEEQLKKSYACYLSTSAGPVMGVLYLSTAKLAFCSDNPLSYKVGDQTEWSYYKVVIPLNQLKAANPSVSKMKSAEKYIQVVSIDNHEFWFMGFVSYDAAIKNLQEAFRDAQESQP, encoded by the exons ATGGATTCGGCCGTCGATCTAGTTGCCAAGACGGGATCCGACGGCGGACACTCGCCGGACGTTGCCCCGCGCACGAATCACCACGCGGAGGACGGCGCTTCccctcccccgccgccgccgccgccgcctcctggtCCTGGTCCTGACGACCCCCAGTCCCAAAAGCAGTCCAGACCCCAGACCCTGCCGCCTGATCCGACTACGATCGAGGCCCCGCCCGCCCCCGCCGCCGCCACGGCACCGGCTGAGTCGAACCCCTACGTTGCTCGCTCCCCCGCGgcgaactcctcctcctcctcgaaaa GTACGACGGAGACGGTGAAGAACGTGCTTAAGAGATGGGGGAAGAAGGTCGGGGAGTCGGCGAAGAAAGCTGAGGATTTCTCCAGAAATACATGGCAGCACC TGAACACTGGACCCAGTTTTGTTGAAGCTACCATGGGAAGGATTGCTCAGGGTACCAAAGTGATTGCAGAAGGTGGTTATGATAAGATATTTCGACAAACTTTTGACACACTTCCTGAAGAGCAACTTAAGAAATCCTATGCGTGCTATCTGTCAACATCTGCTGGTCCTGTTATGGGAGTTCTTTATCTCTCCACAGCAAAACTTGCATTTTGCAGTGACAATCCTCTTTCCTACAAAGTCGGGGATCAGACTGAATGGAGTTATTATAAG GTTGTTATTCCTTTGAATCAGCTCAAAGCAGCTAATCCTTCAGTCAGCAAAATGAAATCTGCAGAAAAATATATTCAGGTTGTTTCCATAGACAACCATGAGTTTTGGTTCATGGGATTTGTGAGCTATGATGCCGCTATCAAGAATCTACAGGAAGCTTTTCGTGATGCACAGGAGTCTCAACCATAA
- the LOC135595091 gene encoding zinc-finger homeodomain protein 2-like isoform X1 — MDFDDHDEGEEEMDLPVGSSYDTPMENSGRGGGGGGGAKMGGGGESAGTMAVGGSGHRKAYGGGGGRGRYRECLKNHAVGIGGHAVDGCGEFMAAGAEGSLDGLRCAACGCHRNFHRKDPEEGGAGGGGASWGGGAMEISGYHSQFSPYYRTTAEFLHHHHYAAAAFAGQQHRAAPLALPSTSGGGAQSREEQEDMSNPTMGGGASGGGMAASGSGARKRFRTKFTQEQKDKMLAFAERLGWRIQKHDEAAVQQFCEETCIKRHVLKVWMHNNKNTLGLLAVCISISSSCSGVWISTEACDG; from the exons ATGGATTTCGACGACCATGatgagggggaggaggagatggaTTTGCCTGTGGGTTCTAGTTACGACACTCCCATGGAGAATTCaggtcgaggaggaggaggaggtggtggagcgaAGATGGGCGGAGGAGGGGAATCAGCGGGAACGATGGCGGTGGGGGGTTCAGGCCATCGTAAAGCATACGGTGGGGGAGGTGGAAGAGGGAGGTATAGGGAGTGCTTGAAGAACCACGCGGTGGGGATCGGGGGGCACGCGGTGGACGGTTGCGGAGAGTTCATGGCGGCCGGGGCGGAAGGGAGCCTCGACGGGCTCCGCTGCGCCGCCTGCGGCTGCCACCGCAACTTCCACCGGAAGGACCCCGAGGAAGGTGGCGCGGGGGGAGGAGGGGCCTCCTGGGGTGGTGGTGCAATGGAGATCTCAGGGTACCACTCCCAGTTCTCGCCCTACTACCGGACGACGGCCGagttcctccaccaccaccactatgCGGCGGCGGCATTCGCGGGGCAGCAGCACAGGGCAGCGCCTTTGGCTTTGCCGTCGACGTCGGGCGGAGGAGCGCAGAGCAGGGAGGAGCAGGAGGACATGTCGAACCCCACGATGGGCGGCGGTGCCAGCGGAGGAGGCATGGCGGCGTCGGGGTCGGGGGCGAGGAAGAGATTTCGGACCAAGTTTACGCAGGAGCAGAAGGACAAGATGCTGGCCTTCGCGGAGCGGCTGGGGTGGCGGATTCAGAAGCACGACGAGGCTGCGGTGCAGCAGTTCTGCGAGGAGACGTGCATCAAGCGGCACGTCCTCAAGGTGTGGATGCACAACAACAAGAACACCCTCG GACTCTTGGCTGTTTGCATCTccatttcttcttcttgttctggtgTTTGGATTTCAACGGAGGCTTGTGATGGTTGA
- the LOC135595091 gene encoding zinc-finger homeodomain protein 2-like isoform X2, translating to MDFDDHDEGEEEMDLPVGSSYDTPMENSGRGGGGGGGAKMGGGGESAGTMAVGGSGHRKAYGGGGGRGRYRECLKNHAVGIGGHAVDGCGEFMAAGAEGSLDGLRCAACGCHRNFHRKDPEEGGAGGGGASWGGGAMEISGYHSQFSPYYRTTAEFLHHHHYAAAAFAGQQHRAAPLALPSTSGGGAQSREEQEDMSNPTMGGGASGGGMAASGSGARKRFRTKFTQEQKDKMLAFAERLGWRIQKHDEAAVQQFCEETCIKRHVLKVWMHNNKNTLGKKP from the coding sequence ATGGATTTCGACGACCATGatgagggggaggaggagatggaTTTGCCTGTGGGTTCTAGTTACGACACTCCCATGGAGAATTCaggtcgaggaggaggaggaggtggtggagcgaAGATGGGCGGAGGAGGGGAATCAGCGGGAACGATGGCGGTGGGGGGTTCAGGCCATCGTAAAGCATACGGTGGGGGAGGTGGAAGAGGGAGGTATAGGGAGTGCTTGAAGAACCACGCGGTGGGGATCGGGGGGCACGCGGTGGACGGTTGCGGAGAGTTCATGGCGGCCGGGGCGGAAGGGAGCCTCGACGGGCTCCGCTGCGCCGCCTGCGGCTGCCACCGCAACTTCCACCGGAAGGACCCCGAGGAAGGTGGCGCGGGGGGAGGAGGGGCCTCCTGGGGTGGTGGTGCAATGGAGATCTCAGGGTACCACTCCCAGTTCTCGCCCTACTACCGGACGACGGCCGagttcctccaccaccaccactatgCGGCGGCGGCATTCGCGGGGCAGCAGCACAGGGCAGCGCCTTTGGCTTTGCCGTCGACGTCGGGCGGAGGAGCGCAGAGCAGGGAGGAGCAGGAGGACATGTCGAACCCCACGATGGGCGGCGGTGCCAGCGGAGGAGGCATGGCGGCGTCGGGGTCGGGGGCGAGGAAGAGATTTCGGACCAAGTTTACGCAGGAGCAGAAGGACAAGATGCTGGCCTTCGCGGAGCGGCTGGGGTGGCGGATTCAGAAGCACGACGAGGCTGCGGTGCAGCAGTTCTGCGAGGAGACGTGCATCAAGCGGCACGTCCTCAAGGTGTGGATGCACAACAACAAGAACACCCTCGGTAAGAAACCCTaa